The Bombus pascuorum chromosome 9, iyBomPasc1.1, whole genome shotgun sequence genome has a window encoding:
- the LOC132910729 gene encoding patronin isoform X7 — MWSAITRLFVKGKTEESAPRTKDRTCDGVPDTVVHVFDAMDRNAGDDRRKGPAGEQHHDGAESEHFSDAYDSRQAKQRASVKWLLSKAYNNRVPENLRDPYYIDNENQEHLKPQIVHALSNAELYCLALANIYSDPNYHNQNHCGILQALARKGVYLAEPNNTQLTETILIQNSPLKMSAHMAVIEGLMVLYAKEVVTGDRVVSAIRRFDPQAEVDVPADHEKGLLLWISHASNALIAKIQADEGAGDKTRLPELPAAKDFQSLCDGVGLAAVVAFYCPGELNWMDIRVSKRPSVADALHNLSLVHAFCNRCLPYSIFHMLPEDVTYMRGCMKQNLVVFLADMYNVLEIHPAKCVRYPGEERAMQFLDACPRNSHGVAHKRSLPQSIAPIPDLRSNLSVSAPGFTVAKAPSSSSVKKSQSLQQTAENYSHDDRRAGSEESFVVHRGKGIPTLSSVADEKSITRVDAAGRPSNWEEQRRSSYAGRRSRRNSVSDDSQLTIENFGGSQDNLHNFGRNPDKEVGAHIGKRSTTEPTLPARSSVQDVYGSGVQHILSDNGYDKEEPPRLRRQTSNSSLDNVALKQILHSSENVNSDGDTSKLASFANLSRQSSEKGINLTYTEQERDDSKSNLSNKKLGQTNGNRNGEKKTTFATLPNTTTWQQQSNQQSQQMEQHSVADENGGNTIMASQLNNIRLKLEEKRRHIENEKRRMEVVMSKQRQKVGKAAFLQAVTKLYLVGKVKSPSSSTSGGDSPAEIGPPTPVTSGSSGETPTSVSETTPVTQQPSQEKPQRPFSLKEISEDVRDVEHKWLEHDGNAPFIETRRTPDIENMDLEQYHQSISQIYTPFRRMNNSLSEIQADIQRLANQQNQIQQQHLMTQHQQQIQQQFQQLQSLSQQHMQNFGMAPINPLTSKLQDTQQSQFYLHDQPQLQRRMWGQPPPTQSLANEMAAVGYQQSMDPRYSTQPTPYQQDMRLYQDTRNWGTHPPQQKGFVLHDTPQEPRYLNGGDHSLCNNQMSHPGPTYPSSTSIFNQTPPSSASPQHRNAVHRISQLMSESPEPKRPTVHHIPIKCESPTEKRQITAMHAPVPAPPVDDMKPQNISFIGNDDELTQGIRGLNITSGSRTYRIPSPTRPSISRNSFQPHPSLREATPSPSGTPEVTPLDPTDAGEKGFYICFDNDAPKKPKPTLRVKRTSPKKERGVSSYVDNEDFTMRPDSPSAIVMDRQKQLEIQRDSDREKQRQIDERDFQRQEIRDREIQREGEREKQRERHEMSGESRQSGVGLIIGNQLANPDPNSLDEMERKKERIMLLSLQRRQQQEEMKERKEVEAQARREQEKLKAEERARKKEEERQRRAAILEQHKVKKAIEEAEREGKVIDKELLNTIKPTKLRNKTATTRPRPKTIHVDAGTELDSGALTPSRGKKGSSSNLSTASLTSPTMRRDYYRGSQDSLTAAHFDERRSGPLYRGGSLRVSSVDSPDDGRGSSPCRSMNQLGRRGSYKTSRDVQEPQQQVRGRPKYPSYQNFKGRKSNSLMNLCDTDSGLGRATPPRRAPSPGMGSMRHLPSPSGPGSLPPGLMTKRRVFDDGSSDISSTPSSMMDYNGPRLYKQPTTKSNRGIMLNAVEYCVFPGTVNKEAKRRVLDEIARSESKHFLILFRDAGCQFRALYSYCPDREEVSKLYGTGPKQVMDKMFDKFFKYNSGAKCFSQVHTKHLTVTIDAFTIHNSLWQGKKVNLPNKKDMPLVI; from the exons GCCAAACAACGTGCCTCCGTAAAATGGCTCTTGTCGAAGGCGTACAACAACCGAGTGCCAGAAAACCTTCGTGATCCGTATTATATCGATAATGAG AACCAAGAACACCTGAAGCCGCAGATCGTACATGCACTTTCCAATGCGGAACTATACTGTTTGGCGCTGGCGAACATCTATTCGGATCCAAATTATCACAATCAGAATCATTGCGGTATTCTCCAAGCCCTGGCCAGAAAGGGTGTTTACCTCGCGGAGCCAAACAATACTCAACTCACCGAAACGATCCTCATTCAAAATTCACCACTCAAGATG TCCGCGCATATGGCTGTGATAGAGGGCCTGATGGTCTTGTACGCGAAGGAAGTAGTGACTGGAGATCGAGTAGTTTCGGCGATTCGGCGGTTCGACCCCCAGGCGGAGGTGGATGTGCCAGCGGACCACGAAAAAGGACTTCTTCTCTGGATCAGCCACGCGTCAAATGCGTTGATTGCCAAGATCCAGGCGGACGAAGGTGCCGGTGATAAAACGCGACTGCCAGAACTACCAGCTGCCAAGGACTTCCAATCGTTATGCGATGGTGTCGGCCTTGCCGCCGTTGTGGCCTTCTACTGCCCCGGCGAGCTCAATTGGATGGACATCAGGGTGTCGAAGAGACCGTCGGTCGCGGATGCGCTGCACAACTTGTCGCTGGTCCACGCGTTTTGTAACCGATGCTTACCCTATTCCATTTTTCACATGCTACCCGAAGACGTGACGTATATGAGGGG GTGCATGAAGCAAAATTTAGTCGTTTTCTTGGCGGACATGTACAACGTATTGGAAATTCATCCGGCGAAATGTGTACGTTATCCAGGCGAGGAAAGGGCGATGCAGTTCTTAGATG CCTGCCCGCGCAATAGTCATGGCGTAGCTCATAAAAGAAGTCTGCCACAGTCTATAGCTCCGATACCTGATCTGAGAAGCAACCTCTCCGTATCCGCGCCAGGCTTCACAG ttGCAAAAGCACCGTCATCCTCCTCTGTCAAGAAGTCACAATCACTGCAACAAACTGCCGAAAATTATTCTCACGACGACAG ACGAGCAGGGAGCGAAGAAAGTTTCGTAGTGCACCGTGGCAAAGGCATCCCTACGTTAAGTTCCGTAGCAGACGAGAAATCTATAACTAGAGTAGATGCCGCTGGTCGGCCAAGCAATTGGGAAGAACAGAGGAGAAGCTCGTATGCTGGTCGACGATCTAGGCGTAACAGTGTTTCGGATGACTCTCAGCTGACCATTGAGAACTTTGGTGGATCTCAG GATAATTTACACAACTTCGGCAGAAATCCAGACAAGGAGGTCGGCGCGCACATTGGCAAACGGAGCACCACAGAGCCAACACTACCAGCAAGATCTAGCGTTCAGGATGTGTATGGTAGCGGAGTGCAGCATATTTTATCAGATAACGGATACGATAAGGAAGAACCGCCGAGATTAAGAAGGCAGACCTCGAACTCTAGCTTGGACAACGTCGCGCTCAAGCAAATTTTACATTCCAGCGAGAACGTTAATTCGGACGGGGATACGTCCAAGTTAGCCAGCTTCGCGAATTTAAGCAGACAAAGCTCCGAGAAAGGGATCAACTTGACCTACACGGAACAAGAACGCGACGACAGCAAGTCGAATCTGTCGAATAAGAAACTTGGTCAGACCAATGGTAATAGGAATGGTGAGAAGAAAACGACGTTCGCCACGTTACCGAATACGACCACGTGGCAGCAACAGAGCAACCAGCAATCTCAACAGATGGAACAACATTCTGTtg CAGACGAGAACGGAGGTAACACGATTATGGCCTCACAACTGAATAATATTAGATTGAAGTTGGAGGAGAAGCGACGTCACATAGAAAACGAGAAGAGAAGGATGGAAGTCGTGATGTCAAAGCAACGGCAGAAAGTGGGCAAAGCTGCGTTCCTGCAAGCTGTTACGAAG CTGTACTTGGTG GGTAAGGTTAAATCTCCCTCTTCATCAACGTCTGGGGGGGACAGTCCGGCTGAAATTGGTCCCCCCACTCCTGTAACCTCCGGATCTTCGGGGGAGACCCCGACAAGTGTTTCCGAGACGACCCCCGTAACCCAACAACCCTCTCAAGAAAAACCACAGAGACCCTTCTCGCTCAAG GAAATTAGTGAGGATGTTCGAGATGTTGAACATAAATGGTTAGAGCATGACGGTAATGCCCCATTTATTGAAACAAGACGCACTCCAGATATTGAAAACATGGATCTTGAGCAATATCATCAATCTATATCACA aatatatacacCTTTTCGCAGGATGAATAACAGCCTTAGTGAAATACAAGCTGATATACAACGTTTAGCAAATCAGCAAAATCAAATACAGCAACAGCATTTAATGACACAGCATCAACAGCAAATACAGCAACAGTTTCAACAGTTGCAAAGTCTTAGTCAACAACACATGCAA AATTTTGGAATGGCGCCTATAAATCCATTAACATCCAAATTACAAGATACTCAACAATCTCAGTTCTATCTACATGATCAACCCCAATTGCAAAGACGAATGTGGGGTCAACCACCTCCAACTCAAAGCTTAGCAAATGAAATGGCTGCTGTGGGCTATCAACAGTCAATGGATCCACGATATAGTACTCAACCAACAC CTTATCAACAAGATATGCGCTTATATCAAGATACACGAAATTGGGGAACGCATCCACCTCAACAGAAAGGATTTGTTCTACACGATACTCCTCAAGAACCGAGGTACCTCAATGGTGGAGATCATAGTCTTTGTAATAATCAAATGAGTCATCCTGGTCCTACATATCCATCATCTACATCTATCTTTAATCAAACACCACCATCTTCTGCTAGTCCACAACATCGCAATGCT GTTCATCGAATAAGTCAGTTAATGAGCGAAAGTCCTGAACCAAAAAGGCCAACTGTACATCATATACCGATTAAGTGTGAAAGCCCTACCGAAAAAAGACAAATTACTGCAATGCATGCACCTGTTCCAGCTCCACCTGTTGATGATATGAAGCCTCagaatatatcatttattg GAAATGATGATGAACTTACACAAGGTATAAGAGGTTTAAACATCACGTCCGGCAGCCGTACATATAGAATTCCATCACCAACTAGACCTTCAATATCACGTAATTCATTTCAACCTCACCCATCATTAAGAGAAGCCACACCATCTCCATCAGGTACACCAGAGGTAACACCTTTAGATCCAACGGATGCTGGTGAAAAAGGATTTTATATCTGCTTTGATAATGATGCGCCGAAGAAACCAAAACCAACCCTTAGAGTGAAAAGGACATCCCCTAAAAAG gaAAGAGGCGTGTCTTCATACGTTGACAATGAAGATTTTACGATGCGTCCTGACTCTCCTTCTGCGATTGTTATGGATAGACAGAAACAGCTGGAAATTCAACGAGATTCTGATCGAGAAAAGCAGCGCCAGATAGACGAGAGAGACTTCCAACGGCAAGAAATTAGAGATAGAGAAATacaaagagaaggagaaagagaaaagcaaaGAGAACGACACGAGATGAGTGGAGAGAGTCGACAATCTGGAGTTGGTTTAATAATTGGAAATCAATTAGCAAATCCTGATCCA AATTCTCTTGATGAAATGGAACGGAAAAAAGAACGTATAATGCTCTTATCATTACAAAGAAGACAGCAACAAGAAGAgatgaaagagagaaaagaggtaGAAGCGCAAGCTCGTCGAGAACAAGAGAAATTGAAAGCAGAAGAAAGAGCTCgtaaaaaggaagaggaaaggCAACGAAGGGCAGCTATCTTAGAACAACATAAAGTAAAGAAAGCAATAGAAGAGGCAGAAAGAGAA GGCAAGGTTATCGATAAAGAACTTCTTAATACAATAAAACCAACGAAATTGCGTAACAAGACTGCAACAACTCGACCTCGACCCAAAACGATTCATGTGGATGCTGGTACGGAGTTGGATTCTGGAGCTCTTACGCCGAGTCGTGGAAAGAAGGGTTCTTCTTCTAATCTAAGTACAG CGTCGCTGACTTCTCCGACGATGAGGCGAGATTACTACCGAGGCTCGCAGGACAGTCTCACTGCTGCCCATTTCGATGAACGACGTTCCGGCCCTCTTTATCGGGGCGGCAGTCTCAGGG TATCTTCCGTAGATTCACCCGATGACGGTAGAGGTTCCTCCCCTTGTCGAAGTATGAATCAACTTGGTCGACGTGGTTCCTACAAAACATCTAGAG ATGTGCAGGAGCCTCAGCAACAGGTTAGAGGCAGGCCTAAATACCCGAGTTACCAAAACTTTAAGGGGAGAAAGTCTAATTCCTTGATGAATTTGTGTG ATACGGACAGCGGACTGGGCAGAGCTACACCTCCTAGGAGAGCACCGAGTCCGGGTATGGGTAGCATGAGGCATCTTCCGTCACCATCAGGACCTGGTTCTTTACCTCCCGGTTTGATGACCAAGAGACGCGTGTTCGATGATGGTAGCAGCGATATCAGTAGTACACCAAGTTCGATGATGGACTATAATG GTCCGAGATTGTATAAACAACCAACCACCAAGTCAAATCGTGGCATTATGCTAAACGCTGTGGAGTATTGTGTATTTCCGGGAACGGTAAATAAGGAAGCGAAGAGAAGAGTTTTGGACGAAATTGCAAGATCAGAAAGCAAGCattttcttatcttatttCGAGATGCTGGCTGCCAATTCCGGGCTCTCTACTCATACTGCCCAGATAGAGAAGAAGTTTCAAAGTTATATGGTACCGGACCGAAACAAGTCATGGATAAAATGttcgacaaatttttcaa ATACAATTCAGGAGCAAAATGCTTTTCTCAAGTACATACAAAGCATCTGACTGTGACCATAGATGCCTTTACGATACACAACAGCCTTTGGCAAGGTAAAAAGGTGAATTTGCCAAACAAGAAAGACATGCCTCTCGTCATATAG
- the LOC132910729 gene encoding patronin isoform X14, whose protein sequence is MWSAITRLFVKGKTEESAPRTKDRTCDGVPDTVVHVFDAMDRNAGDDRRKGPAGEQHHDGAESEHFSDAYDSRQAKQRASVKWLLSKAYNNRVPENLRDPYYIDNENQEHLKPQIVHALSNAELYCLALANIYSDPNYHNQNHCGILQALARKGVYLAEPNNTQLTETILIQNSPLKMSAHMAVIEGLMVLYAKEVVTGDRVVSAIRRFDPQAEVDVPADHEKGLLLWISHASNALIAKIQADEGAGDKTRLPELPAAKDFQSLCDGVGLAAVVAFYCPGELNWMDIRVSKRPSVADALHNLSLVHAFCNRCLPYSIFHMLPEDVTYMRGCMKQNLVVFLADMYNVLEIHPAKCVRYPGEERAMQFLDACPRNSHGVAHKRSLPQSIAPIPDLRSNLSVSAPGFTVAKAPSSSSVKKSQSLQQTAENYSHDDRRAGSEESFVVHRGKGIPTLSSVADEKSITRVDAAGRPSNWEEQRRSSYAGRRSRRNSVSDDSQLTIENFGGSQDNLHNFGRNPDKEVGAHIGKRSTTEPTLPARSSVQDVYGSGVQHILSDNGYDKEEPPRLRRQTSNSSLDNVALKQILHSSENVNSDGDTSKLASFANLSRQSSEKGINLTYTEQERDDSKSNLSNKKLGQTNGNRNGEKKTTFATLPNTTTWQQQSNQQSQQMEQHSVADENGGNTIMASQLNNIRLKLEEKRRHIENEKRRMEVVMSKQRQKVGKAAFLQAVTKLYLVGKVKSPSSSTSGGDSPAEIGPPTPVTSGSSGETPTSVSETTPVTQQPSQEKPQRPFSLKEISEDVRDVEHKWLEHDGNAPFIETRRTPDIENMDLEQYHQSISQIYTPFRRMNNSLSEIQADIQRLANQQNQIQQQHLMTQHQQQIQQQFQQLQSLSQQHMQNFGMAPINPLTSKLQDTQQSQFYLHDQPQLQRRMWGQPPPTQSLANEMAAVGYQQSMDPRYSTQPTPYQQDMRLYQDTRNWGTHPPQQKGFVLHDTPQEPRYLNGGDHSLCNNQMSHPGPTYPSSTSIFNQTPPSSASPQHRNAVHRISQLMSESPEPKRPTVHHIPIKCESPTEKRQITAMHAPVPAPPVDDMKPQNISFIGNDDELTQGIRGLNITSGSRTYRIPSPTRPSISRNSFQPHPSLREATPSPSGTPEVTPLDPTDAGEKGFYICFDNDAPKKPKPTLRVKRTSPKKERGVSSYVDNEDFTMRPDSPSAIVMDRQKQLEIQRDSDREKQRQIDERDFQRQEIRDREIQREGEREKQRERHEMSGESRQSGVGLIIGNQLANPDPNSLDEMERKKERIMLLSLQRRQQQEEMKERKEVEAQARREQEKLKAEERARKKEEERQRRAAILEQHKVKKAIEEAEREGKVIDKELLNTIKPTKLRNKTATTRPRPKTIHVDAGTELDSGALTPSRGKKGSSSNLSTVSSVDSPDDGRGSSPCRSMNQLGRRGSYKTSRDVQEPQQQVRGRPKYPSYQNFKGRKSNSLMNLCGSSSDQDGMMCRYTDTDSGLGRATPPRRAPSPGMGSMRHLPSPSGPGSLPPGLMTKRRVFDDGSSDISSTPSSMMDYNGPRLYKQPTTKSNRGIMLNAVEYCVFPGTVNKEAKRRVLDEIARSESKHFLILFRDAGCQFRALYSYCPDREEVSKLYGTGPKQVMDKMFDKFFKYNSGAKCFSQVHTKHLTVTIDAFTIHNSLWQGKKVNLPNKKDMPLVI, encoded by the exons GCCAAACAACGTGCCTCCGTAAAATGGCTCTTGTCGAAGGCGTACAACAACCGAGTGCCAGAAAACCTTCGTGATCCGTATTATATCGATAATGAG AACCAAGAACACCTGAAGCCGCAGATCGTACATGCACTTTCCAATGCGGAACTATACTGTTTGGCGCTGGCGAACATCTATTCGGATCCAAATTATCACAATCAGAATCATTGCGGTATTCTCCAAGCCCTGGCCAGAAAGGGTGTTTACCTCGCGGAGCCAAACAATACTCAACTCACCGAAACGATCCTCATTCAAAATTCACCACTCAAGATG TCCGCGCATATGGCTGTGATAGAGGGCCTGATGGTCTTGTACGCGAAGGAAGTAGTGACTGGAGATCGAGTAGTTTCGGCGATTCGGCGGTTCGACCCCCAGGCGGAGGTGGATGTGCCAGCGGACCACGAAAAAGGACTTCTTCTCTGGATCAGCCACGCGTCAAATGCGTTGATTGCCAAGATCCAGGCGGACGAAGGTGCCGGTGATAAAACGCGACTGCCAGAACTACCAGCTGCCAAGGACTTCCAATCGTTATGCGATGGTGTCGGCCTTGCCGCCGTTGTGGCCTTCTACTGCCCCGGCGAGCTCAATTGGATGGACATCAGGGTGTCGAAGAGACCGTCGGTCGCGGATGCGCTGCACAACTTGTCGCTGGTCCACGCGTTTTGTAACCGATGCTTACCCTATTCCATTTTTCACATGCTACCCGAAGACGTGACGTATATGAGGGG GTGCATGAAGCAAAATTTAGTCGTTTTCTTGGCGGACATGTACAACGTATTGGAAATTCATCCGGCGAAATGTGTACGTTATCCAGGCGAGGAAAGGGCGATGCAGTTCTTAGATG CCTGCCCGCGCAATAGTCATGGCGTAGCTCATAAAAGAAGTCTGCCACAGTCTATAGCTCCGATACCTGATCTGAGAAGCAACCTCTCCGTATCCGCGCCAGGCTTCACAG ttGCAAAAGCACCGTCATCCTCCTCTGTCAAGAAGTCACAATCACTGCAACAAACTGCCGAAAATTATTCTCACGACGACAG ACGAGCAGGGAGCGAAGAAAGTTTCGTAGTGCACCGTGGCAAAGGCATCCCTACGTTAAGTTCCGTAGCAGACGAGAAATCTATAACTAGAGTAGATGCCGCTGGTCGGCCAAGCAATTGGGAAGAACAGAGGAGAAGCTCGTATGCTGGTCGACGATCTAGGCGTAACAGTGTTTCGGATGACTCTCAGCTGACCATTGAGAACTTTGGTGGATCTCAG GATAATTTACACAACTTCGGCAGAAATCCAGACAAGGAGGTCGGCGCGCACATTGGCAAACGGAGCACCACAGAGCCAACACTACCAGCAAGATCTAGCGTTCAGGATGTGTATGGTAGCGGAGTGCAGCATATTTTATCAGATAACGGATACGATAAGGAAGAACCGCCGAGATTAAGAAGGCAGACCTCGAACTCTAGCTTGGACAACGTCGCGCTCAAGCAAATTTTACATTCCAGCGAGAACGTTAATTCGGACGGGGATACGTCCAAGTTAGCCAGCTTCGCGAATTTAAGCAGACAAAGCTCCGAGAAAGGGATCAACTTGACCTACACGGAACAAGAACGCGACGACAGCAAGTCGAATCTGTCGAATAAGAAACTTGGTCAGACCAATGGTAATAGGAATGGTGAGAAGAAAACGACGTTCGCCACGTTACCGAATACGACCACGTGGCAGCAACAGAGCAACCAGCAATCTCAACAGATGGAACAACATTCTGTtg CAGACGAGAACGGAGGTAACACGATTATGGCCTCACAACTGAATAATATTAGATTGAAGTTGGAGGAGAAGCGACGTCACATAGAAAACGAGAAGAGAAGGATGGAAGTCGTGATGTCAAAGCAACGGCAGAAAGTGGGCAAAGCTGCGTTCCTGCAAGCTGTTACGAAG CTGTACTTGGTG GGTAAGGTTAAATCTCCCTCTTCATCAACGTCTGGGGGGGACAGTCCGGCTGAAATTGGTCCCCCCACTCCTGTAACCTCCGGATCTTCGGGGGAGACCCCGACAAGTGTTTCCGAGACGACCCCCGTAACCCAACAACCCTCTCAAGAAAAACCACAGAGACCCTTCTCGCTCAAG GAAATTAGTGAGGATGTTCGAGATGTTGAACATAAATGGTTAGAGCATGACGGTAATGCCCCATTTATTGAAACAAGACGCACTCCAGATATTGAAAACATGGATCTTGAGCAATATCATCAATCTATATCACA aatatatacacCTTTTCGCAGGATGAATAACAGCCTTAGTGAAATACAAGCTGATATACAACGTTTAGCAAATCAGCAAAATCAAATACAGCAACAGCATTTAATGACACAGCATCAACAGCAAATACAGCAACAGTTTCAACAGTTGCAAAGTCTTAGTCAACAACACATGCAA AATTTTGGAATGGCGCCTATAAATCCATTAACATCCAAATTACAAGATACTCAACAATCTCAGTTCTATCTACATGATCAACCCCAATTGCAAAGACGAATGTGGGGTCAACCACCTCCAACTCAAAGCTTAGCAAATGAAATGGCTGCTGTGGGCTATCAACAGTCAATGGATCCACGATATAGTACTCAACCAACAC CTTATCAACAAGATATGCGCTTATATCAAGATACACGAAATTGGGGAACGCATCCACCTCAACAGAAAGGATTTGTTCTACACGATACTCCTCAAGAACCGAGGTACCTCAATGGTGGAGATCATAGTCTTTGTAATAATCAAATGAGTCATCCTGGTCCTACATATCCATCATCTACATCTATCTTTAATCAAACACCACCATCTTCTGCTAGTCCACAACATCGCAATGCT GTTCATCGAATAAGTCAGTTAATGAGCGAAAGTCCTGAACCAAAAAGGCCAACTGTACATCATATACCGATTAAGTGTGAAAGCCCTACCGAAAAAAGACAAATTACTGCAATGCATGCACCTGTTCCAGCTCCACCTGTTGATGATATGAAGCCTCagaatatatcatttattg GAAATGATGATGAACTTACACAAGGTATAAGAGGTTTAAACATCACGTCCGGCAGCCGTACATATAGAATTCCATCACCAACTAGACCTTCAATATCACGTAATTCATTTCAACCTCACCCATCATTAAGAGAAGCCACACCATCTCCATCAGGTACACCAGAGGTAACACCTTTAGATCCAACGGATGCTGGTGAAAAAGGATTTTATATCTGCTTTGATAATGATGCGCCGAAGAAACCAAAACCAACCCTTAGAGTGAAAAGGACATCCCCTAAAAAG gaAAGAGGCGTGTCTTCATACGTTGACAATGAAGATTTTACGATGCGTCCTGACTCTCCTTCTGCGATTGTTATGGATAGACAGAAACAGCTGGAAATTCAACGAGATTCTGATCGAGAAAAGCAGCGCCAGATAGACGAGAGAGACTTCCAACGGCAAGAAATTAGAGATAGAGAAATacaaagagaaggagaaagagaaaagcaaaGAGAACGACACGAGATGAGTGGAGAGAGTCGACAATCTGGAGTTGGTTTAATAATTGGAAATCAATTAGCAAATCCTGATCCA AATTCTCTTGATGAAATGGAACGGAAAAAAGAACGTATAATGCTCTTATCATTACAAAGAAGACAGCAACAAGAAGAgatgaaagagagaaaagaggtaGAAGCGCAAGCTCGTCGAGAACAAGAGAAATTGAAAGCAGAAGAAAGAGCTCgtaaaaaggaagaggaaaggCAACGAAGGGCAGCTATCTTAGAACAACATAAAGTAAAGAAAGCAATAGAAGAGGCAGAAAGAGAA GGCAAGGTTATCGATAAAGAACTTCTTAATACAATAAAACCAACGAAATTGCGTAACAAGACTGCAACAACTCGACCTCGACCCAAAACGATTCATGTGGATGCTGGTACGGAGTTGGATTCTGGAGCTCTTACGCCGAGTCGTGGAAAGAAGGGTTCTTCTTCTAATCTAAGTACAG TATCTTCCGTAGATTCACCCGATGACGGTAGAGGTTCCTCCCCTTGTCGAAGTATGAATCAACTTGGTCGACGTGGTTCCTACAAAACATCTAGAG ATGTGCAGGAGCCTCAGCAACAGGTTAGAGGCAGGCCTAAATACCCGAGTTACCAAAACTTTAAGGGGAGAAAGTCTAATTCCTTGATGAATTTGTGTG GTTCGAGTAGTGATCAAGACGGTATGATGTGTCGATACACAGATACGGACAGCGGACTGGGCAGAGCTACACCTCCTAGGAGAGCACCGAGTCCGGGTATGGGTAGCATGAGGCATCTTCCGTCACCATCAGGACCTGGTTCTTTACCTCCCGGTTTGATGACCAAGAGACGCGTGTTCGATGATGGTAGCAGCGATATCAGTAGTACACCAAGTTCGATGATGGACTATAATG GTCCGAGATTGTATAAACAACCAACCACCAAGTCAAATCGTGGCATTATGCTAAACGCTGTGGAGTATTGTGTATTTCCGGGAACGGTAAATAAGGAAGCGAAGAGAAGAGTTTTGGACGAAATTGCAAGATCAGAAAGCAAGCattttcttatcttatttCGAGATGCTGGCTGCCAATTCCGGGCTCTCTACTCATACTGCCCAGATAGAGAAGAAGTTTCAAAGTTATATGGTACCGGACCGAAACAAGTCATGGATAAAATGttcgacaaatttttcaa ATACAATTCAGGAGCAAAATGCTTTTCTCAAGTACATACAAAGCATCTGACTGTGACCATAGATGCCTTTACGATACACAACAGCCTTTGGCAAGGTAAAAAGGTGAATTTGCCAAACAAGAAAGACATGCCTCTCGTCATATAG